The following coding sequences lie in one Manis javanica isolate MJ-LG chromosome X, MJ_LKY, whole genome shotgun sequence genomic window:
- the TSPYL2 gene encoding testis-specific Y-encoded-like protein 2 isoform X1, producing MDRPDEGPPAKARRLSSSEPPQRDPPPPPPPLLRLPLPPPEQRPRLQEETEAAQVLADMRGVGLGPALPPPPPYVILEEGGVRAYFTLGSGSPDWEPTIESGYGGEPPPMESLEAFSPEASGGSLSSGGVEIDFQVMEPSSFVEDKVLETCSAEVWGYQRLAGPEGKEETVIIVEDDDEDEKESVRKRRRRRRKRKQRKMKKASKEKNAEKIECILQALENIQLDLEAVNIKAGKAFLRLKRKFIQMRRPFLEHRDLIIQHIPGFWVKAFLNHPKISILINQRDEDIFRYLTNLQVQDLRHISMGYKMKLYFQTNPYFTNMVIVKEFQRSRSGRLVSHSTPIHWHRGQEPQASRHRNKDTSHSFFSWFSNHSLPEADRIAEIIKNDLWVNPLRYYMMGEGGYRANRRKQDREERFPHSKNRDKYEVVIMEDSDDYHLMEDIISETSDSDGITDNETIHDIKISDFMETTDCFETTDNEITDINENLCDTENPDFIETTDNESPDDNETTDNESADENIENPEDSKENTEANSENPEDNNTDNNGENADGDENPKGGNRGNNDNDQDSSDSDNEGDNEGSDDDGNEGDNEGSDDDDGDIEDYENVIEDADKDQDNSNNQDDYEDEVENISEEESSSVQEEEEQGSEEGSEQEGEDSDEEGSEEEEGIEDDSEGEEDTEDSDMEEVLQVQNVWANPEKTGKTG from the exons ATGGACCGTCCGGATGAGGGGCCTCCGGCTAAGGCCCGGCGCCTGAGTAGCTCCGAGCCCCCTCAGCGCgatccgccgccgccgccgccgccgctcctgCGACTGCCCCTGCCTCCACCCGAGCAGCGCCCGAGGCTCCAGGAGGAAACCGAGGCGGCACAGGTGTTGGCTGACATGAGGGGGGTGGGACTGGGCCCCGCTCTGCCCCCGCCGCCCCCCTATGTCATTCTGGAGGAGGGGGGGGTCCGCGCGTACTTCACCCTCGGTTCTGGGAGCCCCGACTGGGAGCCTACGATCGAGTCAGGGTACGGGGGGGAGCCCCCTCCTATGGAGAGCCTGGAAGCATTCTCTCCGGAGGCTTCAGGGGGAAGCCTCTCTTCCGGAGGCGTGGAAATTGACTTTCAGGTGATGGAGCCCAGCAGCTTTGTTGAAGACAAGGTCCTAGAAACCTGTAGCGCAGAGGTGTGGGGGTACCAGAGGTTAGCTGGTccagaggggaaggaagagacGGTGATCATAGTGGAAGATGACGATGAGGACGAAAAGGAAAgtgtgaggaagaggaggaggaggaggaggaagagaaagcagaggaagATGAAGAAGGCCAGCAAAGAGAAGAATGCTGAGAAGATAGAGTGCATCCTGCAGGCACTGGAAAACATTCAACTGGACCTGGAGGCGGTGAACATCAAGGCAGGCAAGGCTTTCCTCCGTCTCAAGCGCAAGTTCATCCAGATGCGAAGGCCCTTCCTGGAGCACAGAGACCTCATCATCCAGCATATCCCGGGCTTCTGGGTCAAAGCA TTCCTCAACCACCCCAAAATTTCAATCTTGATCAACCAACGTGATGAGGACATTTTCCGCTACTTGACCAATCTGCAG GTACAGGATCTCAGACATATCTCCATGGGCTACAAAATGAAGCTGTACTTCCAGACAAACCCCTACTTCACAAACATGGTGATTGTTAAGGAGTTCCAGCGCAGCCGTTCAG GCCGGCTGGTATCTCACTCTACCCCAATCCACTGGCACCGGGGCCAGGAACCCCAGGCCAGCAGGCACAGGAACAAGGACACCAGCCACAGCTTCTTCAGCTGGTTTTCAAACCACAGCCTCCCAGAGGCCGACAGGATTGCTGAG ATTATCAAGAATGACCTGTGGGTTAACCCTCTGCGCTACTACATGATGGGAGAAGGGGGCTACAGGGCAAACAGAAGGAAGCAAGACAGGGAAGAAAG GTTTCCCCACAGTAAAAACAGGGACAAATATGAGGTGGTGATCATGGAAGACTCTGATGACTATCACCTAATGGAAGACATTATCAGCGAGACCTCAGACAGTGATGGTATCACCGACAATGAGACCATTCATGACATCAAGATCTCCGACTTCATGGAGACCACCGACTGCTTTGAGACCACTGACAATGAGATAACTGATATCAATGAGAACCTCTGTGACACTGAGAACCCTGACTTCATTGAGACCACAGACAACGAGAGCCCTGATGACAACGAAACCACTGATAATGAGAGTGCTGATGAAAACATTGAGAATCCTGAAGACAGCAAGGAGAACACTGAAGCCAACAGTGAGAACCCTGAAGACAACAACACTGACAACAATGGTGAGAATGCTGATGGTGATGAGAACCCCAAAGGTGGCAACCGTGGCAATAATGACAATGACCAGGACAGCAGTGACAGTGACAATGAAGGAGACAATGAGGGCAGTGATGATGACGGCAATGAAGGTGACAATGAAGGCAGCGATGATGATGATGGAGACATTGAAGACTATGAAAATGTCATTGAAGACGCTGACAAGGATCAGGATAACAGCAACAACCAGGACGACTATGAGGATGAGGTAGAGAACATATCCGAAGAAGAATCATCATCAGTGCAAGAAGAAGAGGAGCAGGGCAGTGAGGAAG GCAGTGAGCAAGAAGGTGAGGACAGTGATGAGGAAGGAAgcgaggaagaggaaggaatagaAGACGACTCGGAAGGAGAGGAAGACACTGAAGACTCCGACATGGAGGAGGTGCTTCAGGTCCAAAACGTTTGGGCCAACCCGGAGAAGACGGGCAAAACCGGATAA
- the TSPYL2 gene encoding testis-specific Y-encoded-like protein 2 isoform X2, whose translation MDRPDEGPPAKARRLSSSEPPQRDPPPPPPPLLRLPLPPPEQRPRLQEETEAAQVLADMRGVGLGPALPPPPPYVILEEGGVRAYFTLGSGSPDWEPTIESGYGGEPPPMESLEAFSPEASGGSLSSGGVEIDFQVMEPSSFVEDKVLETCSAEVWGYQRLAGPEGKEETVIIVEDDDEDEKESVRKRRRRRRKRKQRKMKKASKEKNAEKIECILQALENIQLDLEAVNIKAGKAFLRLKRKFIQMRRPFLEHRDLIIQHIPGFWVKAFLNHPKISILINQRDEDIFRYLTNLQVQDLRHISMGYKMKLYFQTNPYFTNMVIVKEFQRSRSGRLVSHSTPIHWHRGQEPQASRHRNKDTSHSFFSWFSNHSLPEADRIAEIIKNDLWVNPLRYYMMGEGGYRANRRKQDREESKNRDKYEVVIMEDSDDYHLMEDIISETSDSDGITDNETIHDIKISDFMETTDCFETTDNEITDINENLCDTENPDFIETTDNESPDDNETTDNESADENIENPEDSKENTEANSENPEDNNTDNNGENADGDENPKGGNRGNNDNDQDSSDSDNEGDNEGSDDDGNEGDNEGSDDDDGDIEDYENVIEDADKDQDNSNNQDDYEDEVENISEEESSSVQEEEEQGSEEGSEQEGEDSDEEGSEEEEGIEDDSEGEEDTEDSDMEEVLQVQNVWANPEKTGKTG comes from the exons ATGGACCGTCCGGATGAGGGGCCTCCGGCTAAGGCCCGGCGCCTGAGTAGCTCCGAGCCCCCTCAGCGCgatccgccgccgccgccgccgccgctcctgCGACTGCCCCTGCCTCCACCCGAGCAGCGCCCGAGGCTCCAGGAGGAAACCGAGGCGGCACAGGTGTTGGCTGACATGAGGGGGGTGGGACTGGGCCCCGCTCTGCCCCCGCCGCCCCCCTATGTCATTCTGGAGGAGGGGGGGGTCCGCGCGTACTTCACCCTCGGTTCTGGGAGCCCCGACTGGGAGCCTACGATCGAGTCAGGGTACGGGGGGGAGCCCCCTCCTATGGAGAGCCTGGAAGCATTCTCTCCGGAGGCTTCAGGGGGAAGCCTCTCTTCCGGAGGCGTGGAAATTGACTTTCAGGTGATGGAGCCCAGCAGCTTTGTTGAAGACAAGGTCCTAGAAACCTGTAGCGCAGAGGTGTGGGGGTACCAGAGGTTAGCTGGTccagaggggaaggaagagacGGTGATCATAGTGGAAGATGACGATGAGGACGAAAAGGAAAgtgtgaggaagaggaggaggaggaggaggaagagaaagcagaggaagATGAAGAAGGCCAGCAAAGAGAAGAATGCTGAGAAGATAGAGTGCATCCTGCAGGCACTGGAAAACATTCAACTGGACCTGGAGGCGGTGAACATCAAGGCAGGCAAGGCTTTCCTCCGTCTCAAGCGCAAGTTCATCCAGATGCGAAGGCCCTTCCTGGAGCACAGAGACCTCATCATCCAGCATATCCCGGGCTTCTGGGTCAAAGCA TTCCTCAACCACCCCAAAATTTCAATCTTGATCAACCAACGTGATGAGGACATTTTCCGCTACTTGACCAATCTGCAG GTACAGGATCTCAGACATATCTCCATGGGCTACAAAATGAAGCTGTACTTCCAGACAAACCCCTACTTCACAAACATGGTGATTGTTAAGGAGTTCCAGCGCAGCCGTTCAG GCCGGCTGGTATCTCACTCTACCCCAATCCACTGGCACCGGGGCCAGGAACCCCAGGCCAGCAGGCACAGGAACAAGGACACCAGCCACAGCTTCTTCAGCTGGTTTTCAAACCACAGCCTCCCAGAGGCCGACAGGATTGCTGAG ATTATCAAGAATGACCTGTGGGTTAACCCTCTGCGCTACTACATGATGGGAGAAGGGGGCTACAGGGCAAACAGAAGGAAGCAAGACAGGGAAGAAAG TAAAAACAGGGACAAATATGAGGTGGTGATCATGGAAGACTCTGATGACTATCACCTAATGGAAGACATTATCAGCGAGACCTCAGACAGTGATGGTATCACCGACAATGAGACCATTCATGACATCAAGATCTCCGACTTCATGGAGACCACCGACTGCTTTGAGACCACTGACAATGAGATAACTGATATCAATGAGAACCTCTGTGACACTGAGAACCCTGACTTCATTGAGACCACAGACAACGAGAGCCCTGATGACAACGAAACCACTGATAATGAGAGTGCTGATGAAAACATTGAGAATCCTGAAGACAGCAAGGAGAACACTGAAGCCAACAGTGAGAACCCTGAAGACAACAACACTGACAACAATGGTGAGAATGCTGATGGTGATGAGAACCCCAAAGGTGGCAACCGTGGCAATAATGACAATGACCAGGACAGCAGTGACAGTGACAATGAAGGAGACAATGAGGGCAGTGATGATGACGGCAATGAAGGTGACAATGAAGGCAGCGATGATGATGATGGAGACATTGAAGACTATGAAAATGTCATTGAAGACGCTGACAAGGATCAGGATAACAGCAACAACCAGGACGACTATGAGGATGAGGTAGAGAACATATCCGAAGAAGAATCATCATCAGTGCAAGAAGAAGAGGAGCAGGGCAGTGAGGAAG GCAGTGAGCAAGAAGGTGAGGACAGTGATGAGGAAGGAAgcgaggaagaggaaggaatagaAGACGACTCGGAAGGAGAGGAAGACACTGAAGACTCCGACATGGAGGAGGTGCTTCAGGTCCAAAACGTTTGGGCCAACCCGGAGAAGACGGGCAAAACCGGATAA